A region of Peromyscus eremicus chromosome 17, PerEre_H2_v1, whole genome shotgun sequence DNA encodes the following proteins:
- the Helt gene encoding hairy and enhancer of split-related protein HELT isoform X2 codes for MSDRLKERKRTPVSHKVIEKRRRDRINRCLNELGKTVPMALAKQSSGKLEKAEILEMTVQYLRALHSADFPRGREKELLAEFANYFHYGYHECMKNLVHYLTTVERMETKDTKYARILAFLQSKARLGSEPAFPPLSLPEPDFSYPAGPEFAGHSPGEATVFPQGATPGSLPWPHGAARSPALSYLSSAPPVPLPSPAQQHSPFLAPMQGLDRHYLNLIGHAHPNALNLHTPQHPPVL; via the exons ATGTCAGACAGGCTCAAGGAACGCAAA AGAACCCCGGTTTCTCATAAAGTGATAGAAAAGCGGAGGAGGGACCGAATCAACCGCTGCTTGAACGAGCTGGGCAAGACAGTCCCCATGGCCCTGGCGAAACAG AGTTCCGGGAAACTGGAGAAGGCGGAGATCCTGGAGATGACAGTTCAGTACCTCCGAGCTCTGCACTCTGCGGATTTTCCCCGGGGAAGGGAAAAAG AGCTTTTAGCAGAGTTTGCCAACTATTTCCACTACGGTTACCACGAGTGCATGAAAAACCTGGTGCATTACCTCACCACAGTGGAGCGGATGGAGACCAAAGACACCAAGTACGCGCGCATCCTCGCCTTCCTGCAATCTAAGGCGCGTCTGGGCTCGGAGCCCGCCTTCCCGCCGCTCTCGCTCCCGGAACCGGATTTCTCCTATCCTGCGGGCCCAGAGTTCGCAGGCCACAGCCCGGGGGAGGCCACGGTGTTCCCGCAGGGGGCTACCCCGGGGTCACTGCCTTGGCCTCATGGCGCGGCCCGCAGTCCAGCCCTGTCTTACTTGTCCAGCGCGCCGCCGGTACCTCTCCCCAGCCCCGCGCAGCAGCACAGCCCCTTCTTAGCTCCGATGCAGGGCCTGGACCGGCATTACCTCAATCTGATCGGCCATGCCCATCCCAACGCCCTCAACCTGCACACGCCCCAGCACCCTCCCGTGCTCTGA
- the Helt gene encoding hairy and enhancer of split-related protein HELT isoform X1, which yields MSDRLKERKRTPVSHKVIEKRRRDRINRCLNELGKTVPMALAKQSSGKLEKAEILEMTVQYLRALHSADFPRGREKAELLAEFANYFHYGYHECMKNLVHYLTTVERMETKDTKYARILAFLQSKARLGSEPAFPPLSLPEPDFSYPAGPEFAGHSPGEATVFPQGATPGSLPWPHGAARSPALSYLSSAPPVPLPSPAQQHSPFLAPMQGLDRHYLNLIGHAHPNALNLHTPQHPPVL from the exons ATGTCAGACAGGCTCAAGGAACGCAAA AGAACCCCGGTTTCTCATAAAGTGATAGAAAAGCGGAGGAGGGACCGAATCAACCGCTGCTTGAACGAGCTGGGCAAGACAGTCCCCATGGCCCTGGCGAAACAG AGTTCCGGGAAACTGGAGAAGGCGGAGATCCTGGAGATGACAGTTCAGTACCTCCGAGCTCTGCACTCTGCGGATTTTCCCCGGGGAAGGGAAAAAG CAGAGCTTTTAGCAGAGTTTGCCAACTATTTCCACTACGGTTACCACGAGTGCATGAAAAACCTGGTGCATTACCTCACCACAGTGGAGCGGATGGAGACCAAAGACACCAAGTACGCGCGCATCCTCGCCTTCCTGCAATCTAAGGCGCGTCTGGGCTCGGAGCCCGCCTTCCCGCCGCTCTCGCTCCCGGAACCGGATTTCTCCTATCCTGCGGGCCCAGAGTTCGCAGGCCACAGCCCGGGGGAGGCCACGGTGTTCCCGCAGGGGGCTACCCCGGGGTCACTGCCTTGGCCTCATGGCGCGGCCCGCAGTCCAGCCCTGTCTTACTTGTCCAGCGCGCCGCCGGTACCTCTCCCCAGCCCCGCGCAGCAGCACAGCCCCTTCTTAGCTCCGATGCAGGGCCTGGACCGGCATTACCTCAATCTGATCGGCCATGCCCATCCCAACGCCCTCAACCTGCACACGCCCCAGCACCCTCCCGTGCTCTGA